tcatgatCTCACTTACTGTCAGTTGTGTTAATTTCAAGGGAAGACACAAACTTGTGTGGTTTTGGTTATGGCTTTTGTTGTCAGACACAATGCATGTCGAACAAATGCTGTTGTTAGCTGGTATGCTCATTGTCTCCTATTAGAGTAAGTGAATTTCAGCTCATCACTGTGGATGACTCTGTTACCGGCTATGGGAAAAATGTAACAAACTTTAAGCCTCCTGACACGCTCGAACAGCTCTGTGTGTGTTAAGGATTTTGAGGCTATTTACGCCTGGTATTGAGATGCGTCAGTCATATCACAAGTGGATGATGCTAAATACAGGTCTAAACAGGgtgtgaaatgttttaaaacttgtTCCACATTTAGGGGTATCGAAAATTCATTTGACCGGATGTTTTTTACATCGGACATGACTTCAGGCGTGAACCCACGTAGTATCTTAAACTAAGATAAACTAAAACATCTTTTCTCCACCTCTTttagttttgtttaaatttaaacccgtcatttaTCCCCCTTGTGTTTTAATGACTCACCCATAGACATCCCCtgaaagtaatcaggacagaagcggtggATAAAAGAGATCACCAGGTTTGAACGGGCATGCGTCTTtttcgtccacttgtgatctgatcgaccaaaacgcatcttaatgcCAGATGTGAACAGGGCCACAAACATCATCTTTGCTATCTGGCACCTTTAAAGGCCCACTGAAGTGCCTTAtcctgcgtacacaccaaacgcgaagcattgcgttcctcgctctagattactcgcaggatttaaaggaaaacacaattttttaaatattttactgtgttcttacctcaacttagacgaattaatacatgcctatttTTTTTCGAAACTTGCAATTATCTTTGAACAGCAcgtcgtaaatgtgttagcatttagcctagccccattcattccttaggatccaacagggatgaatttagaagccaccaaacactttcatgtttttcctgtttaaagactgttacatgggtagttacacgagtaagtatggtggcacaaaataaaacatggcgatTTTTTGAGCGAATAAAAATTATGAagtatattgtatggcggaagagcacttcgaCCTTGGCGCGCAGTAACAACATTACtactgactactccccctctcgctcaaacttccgtcaatatagTTTTCCTTTAACTTTGTGTCTTGCGAATTATacacttgagttgaatattttcaacttgcgcgcaGACGCTTTTGAGACAAGTAGCATGTATTTTCGCGTCAATCGTGCCGCCCAATTTCGCTCAcatctattcgcgtctttgcattgactttgtatgtagtCTACGAAATCATTGAAatttgtgtttggtgtgtacgcccaaTTTGAATGTGCAACATTATTTGATGTGGTGACGTTCACGTACTCATGTAAGTGCATGCGCGACCTACGGTACAAAGTACCCACGGTTCCAAAAACCAGACGGTGCGCGTACAGCTGACCCTCACGTATGTGTAAAAATGGGACTATACTTCAGGATTTAGCAGTGACGACAAGTTAACATCAAATGACAAAATCAATATTTTGACTTGAGAACAGATAAATGTTGTAGTCAATGTTGTAAATCACGGGAAAGTGATTTCATTTGATTGATGCAATTTGGTTTCTGTGTTTGGTCCATTTGTTAAATCCCAaggttgtgtgtttgtgtagttaAGTTTGTTGTCGAGTTGCAGGTCCAgatctaaaaaacaaaaacattcagGGTGCAGTTACAGTATTTTGTGAAGCTCTTTATATCTTCTGAATGGATATAAAATGACAGGGATTGTTGGGGATTAAAGTGTTTCAAATGTTTCGCTCCTTGAGCAGGTTTGTCCTTTATGCATGTGTTTATCCTGTGCCATTGTGTAAGAAAGAGGCTGAACTCATTGTGTTTAAATGGTGAATAAATAAACCTTTAGACTCTTGATGTCATTGTGTTTTGGTCATGTGATCTCTTTCAGGTACTACAGAGGCACACACGGCGTTATTGTGGTATATGATGTCAGCAGCGCGGAGTCGTTTGTAAACGTCAAACGTTGGCTTCATGAAATCAATCAAAACTGTGACGATGTTTGTCGAATATTAGGTAAGTGTGTCGTTTCCATGAAATATAGCCTTTAATAATGTTCTTGTATGTATTGTGTTTGTTGACTTCTGGTGTACTCTGTTCGGGGTTAAGTGGGAAATAAGAACGACGACCCCGCCTCTAAAGTGGTGGAGACCAACGACGCGCAGAAGTTTGCCGAGCAGATGGGGATCCACCTGTTCGAGACCAGCGCCAAGGAGAACGTCAACGTTGAGGATGTAAGTCAAGCTCAGATTTCTGATCTAACTCGTAATGAGCTCCTATTCAGTCCATTCAGAAAACTAAACTGAAAGAAATACACAGAAATTGTCGACAGTACAGCCACGTGCTTGCTCGCAAAATGAGAGGTCATAGGTTTGATTCCCAgtaaacatatacattttaaatgcactatatttcactttaaataaaagcatatGTGTTTCGAGTATGCATATATCGGGTTTGTTACTGATGTGCTGctctttgtgtgtttgtcagATGTTTAATTGCATCACAGAGCTCGTACTGAAGGCCCGCAAAGAATCGGTGGCCAAACAGCAGCAACAGCAGCAGAACGAGGTGGTCAAACTCGGCAAGAGCAACAAACGCAAGAAGAAATGCTGTTGATGGACTCGACAGACACAGTCTCACGCTTGCCACTGAACTGACGAGAGCCGGAGAACTTAACACCCTTAAACCAACCCAAGAGAGAGACAGATCATCTGTAGAGATTTACTAACCGTGAGCCCATTTTGCAGACTCGAGTATTTTACTAGAAATGGATTAACGGTGCATACGTCCCCCTTCATCTTTCCCCGAAGACGTTCGGAATGCCGCAGCCACTAGATTTTTAAATTGGAGAATGACACGTTTTTGTCCACTGTTTAAGTGGCGTCGATGCCAAACCTGCAGTGTGAATAATGTGGCATTCAGTCTGACATTGGAATAACAGAAGAGAAACGTTATCATGGTTTCATGCTCCTGTGATTGTCAGTGGTTATGGATCACGTGCGCTGCTCCGTCAGTTACCCAGAGACTCTTGTTTTGCCTTCTGCTTTATTTCTGTCTTTCATTtttgtaaaattgtatttttttactaacAAAATATACAATCAAACACAGTAGTGTTTAGTAGATATTGTGCCATAGACTGAACATTGTTGTATTTGCAGATGAATTAATGGACCTCTGTGCATTGACACACAGTCGGACCTGATGTGtatattgaaaaaaatgttttatacataaaataagATGCCCGAGATGCTACAGTTATAGAGGaataattttgtcatcatttacagaCCCGCGTGTCGTTCCAAACCTACATGACGTTCTTCATTTGATGGATTGGAAAAGATGTTGATACAATAAAAGCAAACCGTGACCAGCAGCTGTCAAACTCCATGTGTTTGGCAGTATTATTCAGACTCATATTACTGTCAATATTTCTTCACACTTCTGCATGTGCATTGCATTCACTTAGAAAGTCATATGGGTTTTAAATGacctgagggtgagtaaatgatgaccatTTTAACATAAACTAACCGTTTAAAGTTTTCCTTGGATATTTTGAGCTTCCAGGATGCCTGGTTTTCCATGTCAAAAGAGGAACCCGATAGGAAAGTTCACTGCTGTTGTTAATGTGACTCCTCAGATCTTACTCACAGGTGCCAGCATTGCTGCTGTTTTTAAGGTTAAAGTGATGCGGACCTGCATTTGAAATTATGGTGACATACAGCTTATTCCTTCAGTTTGCACACGTATTGGGAGAGAAATTATAGAGCAGTACGTCACCGGGAACCTGCAGCAAACCCTTATCCAACCATAATTGTGTTCATATCAGAGTCTATATAATGCACCTACACATGACATGCATGTTTGCATATGGACACTGACACATGCATCTGTTTGTGTAAGTGAAATGATCTGGTGTACACTGGAAAATATTCATTGTTTCACCACAAATctaatgataataaaaattttaagaGAACATTGTGTGTCTATTTTATTATTCAGTAGTTTCGCCACAAGACGGCGCCATAATATAGAGTTCAGACCACCTGCTATAGCATTACAGGCTTATTATTATGGCCTTAAGAGAGTCAATTCGGTTAAAAAATTACATGGATGGTGATTAAAAACTTGGTCTGATGACTTAAGCTCtggcaaaaaaaatttttacagtCAGTTTTAcgtaaaatgtgtgttttgctCTGACTGTAGATATTTATGAATTCTCATCGTAGTTTTAGCTCCAGATGTAATCATTTGTCGTCCTGCTGGTGCATTGACCCGAGGGGTCATAGATGCGTGTCTGCTCCATCTGTTACAGCTGAGTAGACGGCAGCCACATTAAAGCGGATGTATCATGAAAAATGACTTTTTCCCTGTTtacgtgctataattgggtccccagtgcttctatcaacctagaaaatgtgaaaaagattaacccagtaactttgttttggtaaaccattctctgcaagcatatgaAAAGTTTGCTAagcctccccttgtgatgtcagaaggggataatacaggcccttaatctgcactatccaaccatggcactgccactTAGTGCAGAGGTcaacttatttgcattttaaaggacacacccaaaaacggcacatttttgctcacacgtacaaagtggcaattttaacacggtataataaattatccatatggtattttgagctaaaacttcacatatgtactctggggacaccaaaactGTATTTGGcatctttaaaaaagtattgtgaaatgtcctctttaacactcacaaaagacaaaaattattattacagTAGCCCAAACGACATTTGACGTCACGCATCAAATAAGAGACACTTTCACAATCCAGAATATGTGGTAATATCCTTGCAGGTCATTGTCACATTAGTTTATTTGCTGTATTTATACAAAGTATCTCAAATGAGACAAgctgatttaatgatttattgatCTAGACTCACAACATCAGTTCAACTTATTCAAGAGTATCATGTCCACTGTCAAATCCTATTAAGCAATGATGAGTCCTAATATTGTCTTGTTAAGGATTTTAAGCTCAGATTGTTTCTCATTCAGACAGCTGTTCAATTGCTTCTGTTCTCCAATTTCCCATGTCTCTTACCATCACAGCTTAAAGAGGCTGTTGCCATGGTGATAACAGGCATCACCAGGGAAACCAGATCTTCACAGGCCGATGCATCTCAACAAGAGaaatatctgaaatattgctgTTTACTGTAGTCATATGTTTAGTGTGATATGTGTGTGAATTCAACATTAGTAAAACGTtagtaaattataaatatataaaggaTTCTAAATGAATAAAGCTTAAACATCACAAGCCTATTTGTTTGACATAACCTTAACCAAAACTCTTGTGAGTTATTCTTTCGATTTTCAATTATTTGTTAATGGGATTTTGATTCTAATCAATATTATTTCTTTTTCTtgaattatataattatttttaaattaattacaatacatttaatttttaatttatgtctgaatcattttaatctttttttgtatctttttaaatatttttaatatatatttttagaaaacaaacataacaatacaaataaaaatattttatttttaattatttcataaaaagtTTTATCTAACATTTTAGGATTCATAACTATTCtctgtatttacatatttaaaataatattttcgtGTTCGATTTTTTTCACTAAAATTATTTGTGCAAACGATTTTCACACGAACATAAATaatgattaaataaataaatattttaataaaataaataaatacattagtaatttattaataataaatgtattatcattaaataactcGCGCTGAACATAAGGCTTGTGGGAGGAGCTTAGTCTAAAGCTATGTGACGTATATTTCCCGTGGACCAATCGGCTGTCTCGTTCAAGGCGCAAAATTTGAACTTTATCCGGAAGTGCTAAACGTTTGTTATCACAGCAGTCATGTTTCTCTGAACGCGATTCATCTGAATTTACTACAGTAATAATATACACCTTTACGTACACATCTCACACACTTTCACATGAACATTCGGTGAGTTTATATTTCGCTTTCTTACAATTGTGATTAAACTTGCATCTTTTAAACACGACTGTTAACAATCTTAACGGTAACGTTACTTGACAGTCACTGTTACATTATACATTATCATTTGTAGCACAGCTGTCGATATTGTAACTAAATAGACATTACAAaggtgtttgtttaacattgtAAGTGTTTGTTTGCAgaattgtgtttgtttgttttgtgaaatcTGTTTAATTGAATGTAGTGACAGTCCCTCAGTTTCCTCAAATATTTTAATACTTGACACAAAACGTAGACATTAACTTTTTATTGGATCATCAATATTTTGCATTGATAATGTGTCAGACAAAGTTTATATTTGTGGTAAAATTTGTACAATGATGTGACATACATTTTTAGAAGTCTAAATGTTCCTAATAATAATTGCATCATGTAAATAAACTACTGACTATTTAGACAGAAGTGGTTCATAATGTATTGCATGGCTGTCAAtaattaattgcgattaattgcatacaaatgtaaagtttgtatttgcataatatatttgtgtagGTATTGTGGGTAATTATTATgtagtatatataaatacatacattacatacacaaacatacatttaagaaaaatgttttatatttatttatttatttatttgtataatgtaaaatatatcaaaatctaaataaataaatatatacatatttctTATGTGTATTGATATATATACAGTTattacacagtgcacacacatatattatgcaaaaataaactttaaatttgTATGCTATTAATCGTGATTAAGTAACAGCCCTTTAATACATTATGCAACACTTCTGTCTAAATAGTCAATAAAGTATAGTTTACGTTTGCacatctaaaaatgtatttgtcacATCATTGTCAcaacaacttttattttgtgtgcaaTTAATCTTTGGACAGCCCTGAAGTccttaatatataaaaacatgtttctAATAGACAGTAGGCACAGATGTTGTGTATATATAGGTAGGTAGCTCATTATTTGACACAGTGGACATTAGAGACACTTTGTACCCCAAGTTGTATTAAAGGTATTTATGATGTTTGTCTTACAGTGATGTTGAAGTTTAAATATGGAGGTCACAGCAGTGTTAAAGATCTATCTGCAGTCGAGTCCATCACGAGCCGCTGCACTCGACTCAATCAGCTTTTGCAGGTAAACCTGTTTTCAGTGTTTCTTATACGAAATGTCACGATTCATAACTTATCACACAGTGCTTTCACGAAACAGATGTTATATGTTTGTAATACACATGCATGTGTTATTTTTAGGGTAAGTGCAGAAGTGCATCAGACTCTACAGGAGTGACCAGAGAAGGTCTGATCGATGCTTTGCTGTTGCTCTATCAAGAGTGCACGTCACCAGAGCTCATGAAGATCAAACATGTGGCCAATTTCGTCAATAAATGTAAGCCCTAAACCTGCTTTAACGTCTCAGCAATGAGTGCTACGCATgttattttaaacttttgtgCACCTAGAcataaaggggcggtttcctggacagggattagtctagtcctagactaaaataaatttaagagctgtccaaactataaacaccttgcactgacatatcttaaaggcaaggtgcatgatctctaaaagccaatgttgacatttgaaatcacctaaacaaacacgcctctaccccaatagaatctggaccttcttttgatagactcaggcaacgatgttggttagtagacacctcccttaatgctgattggctacaagtgtgttttggtactcggcccgactcccttttccaaagcgtttctcaaaaatcATACAACCCgcctttaaaatacatcagtgccctttgttttgcctcaaaatgcacaaacgtaatgtttttagtaatgcatgtttgtaaaactcgttatatttcctaattaaactaaggcctagtccagcCCTTAGTTTTACTAGTTtagctaatctctgtccgggaaacaacCCCAAAATCTTGTTTCCCTCTTGATATGCTGTACCCAATGATTCATGATCAGCCTGTTGTTTCGCAGACTGTAATGTGATGTGTTTAGGGTTACGAAGAGgcggaaactttccatgggaacaTATTCTGGgaaattttggaaatatttcaaattggaaattttattatttggacatttatataaactatatcatacaaagaaaaataaacatttagtttGGTCATCCAAGGTAATACAAATTTCAAAGATGACGCCTTGACTAATTCTCTAATTGAGTAAAACAAAAGCATAACAAACATGATTATACTTCTTATAATAGTGCTAGCTTACATTTAGatatctgatttactgtcttgCTAGCTGGCTACTGTATAAACACATTTTGGTGTTTGCTAGTTAAACTATAATACCATAGATCAAATATATTTATCCAAGTTTTATCATCAAAACTTACTTGACTTGATTTAGTCATTGGGCTCAAATGCAGCAAGTGTGGCTTTTGTGATAGTCAAGGCCTGGAAAATTAAGTGATATATGGAGGATTTTTTTAATTCCCAATTTATTCCCATTATTTACCATATATTCCTGTAATTCCCTAGATGTGTTTGtatgttttagactctgaggtGGTAGCTGAAGTTCAGGAACTGCTTCCTTGTAAGAAGGATTTTGATATGAGGGGTGTCGTGGGACGAGGACGTTTCTCTGAGGTGCAGGTTGTGAAGGAAAGAGCTACTGGAGATGCGTATGCCATGAAGATCATGGAAAAAAGCTGTCTACGTTCTCAGGACCAGGTGAGATTCACTGAGATTATCTGGCTGGGGATTGGACAAGATTTTACTAACCTAGTTCAAACCTACAGACTATtgactttaataaataacagcATGACGTCTGGTCCGTGCTGTGTATTACATTGCATTaaatatgcatttggcagatgcttttgtccaaagtgttacagtgcattcaaggtttACATTTTATCATGCCGAGTgctccctgggaatcaaacccatgaactTTAGCACTGCTAATCCAATGCTTTACAAAATGAGCTGCAAGAACGGTAGCTTATTCTGGGCATTTAGACAAGAAGTGACTGCCatataaatctcttttttttactttcacaTACTATTTAGGAGCAAATATATCTAAAATAGTTGATTTCTTAGACTTGTGGAGAACGAAATCTAATAATAACAGCAAGCAATCTCAAAGCGACGGTACAGACACCATAGAGGAAAAAAGCAGAAATGGATATTGACATTCATCCAAAACGAGATATGAATTTAGGTCACCCTAACCAATATCACCATCcacaaaactttattattaCTAATATGTTAGGGTTACAAAGAAGCTAACTGGGCTTTCATTTCACTACAAGTTGTTTACTGTATAACTGTATGTGATAAATCTTGAATTTTGTAGTCATAACtacaaagaaaaaataaaaattagtaGCGGTTGTATGTTTATCCATAACAGGATGATTATATTTCTGTTGTTTCTGGTCCATCCCATTTATAAATATCTGTTGTAGGTGTCATTTGATGAAGAAAGAAGCATCTTAACCTTGAACGCAAGCCCTTGGATCCCACAACTCCAGCACGCTTTTCAAGACCAGGATCATGTTTATCTGGTGAGTGATGTGCTTAAACCAACGCAAAGTCTTTCAGGTGATGGTCACACATATCATTTTTGGGCTTTGAGCAATGAGGTCAGGGTTCGTGAGATTGCAAACATGCATACCAATGTTTTTAAACCCTCCAACTAGTTTTACACTCTTCAGGCTGCTTTTAAACTAAAATATAAGACTTGTTTTGTATAAATCTCAAAGCTCCATTTATAAAGTCTCAACGTTACTCTTAATATAATTTGGAAGGCAGTAATATTAAAAAGAGTGAGTAGTTTCTGTACGCTTGACTGGCAGTGTGGATGTCTCATTTCTCTAAAAGTATCTTTGTTCCAGCAGCAGCAGGTGACGCGActctttgtctgtctttctgtaaTGGATGTTTGTGTCTGTCTCGTGAAGTCGCATGATACTGTAAGTGTTCGTGGCCTCAGATGCAACTTCATCTGAGTTTATGTAGGCCTGGAGAGGAGCTCACTGCATTTACTTACTTATTCTGTATGTATGAATGTACTGTATCTTGTGGGGTTTGTaagctttttaaagggtacttcGACTATGAAGGATTGTATGTTTTAATACGTTATATTTGCCTTCTATTACTAAAATTAATTGATAGAAACgcattaaagctcacataacacacgctgtttctgcttatctcatgttaatcttgagtacctacaaGTCGTATTACaaatatctccaaagagtctttagttttatcagatttataagaCAGATCACCTTAGTGATTGTTTCCGGAAAAGCCAGAGATCCTGGAGGCGTCCAGCGGGAGGAGTGAGTCACAATCaagcaacacaaacaaaacattatcccactatctctggataactgaTTTACTAGATGTTTCTGTCGTTTACATTATAAGCACTTACGCTgcgattgccaacaaaacacagatatttgatgcagttttacttttCGCCTGCGACTCATGACCCGATTGGGATCGCCCTAATTTAACGacatccagcgttaaacaaacacatgcacaacTCTGGTGCTAACCCGTATAAACAAGCTATATCCAACTAAATAACTAAGTTAATAACTAAATTTTCTTCTTTCTTGCCATTGTTaagtcttgatataaaacaaagctgtcgcgtgcaGTGATGCCTGTGACTTCTACTCAAAGGAACAATGATAATGAGCGTCACGTCATTCTCACTCTGATTGACGTGTGGGTGTGCTTTTCCAGGGGacgtgcccatataaggaatatggggtcactGATACATAACtgctagggatgtaacgattaatcgtgcaaatgcacgttttctcaatgaatgaattttaataaattatggtAAAATCCgtgcacatccaaaagccaaaGGGCgatctcgtgcagaaactccctttgtggtACAGAAGAAGCagcattacaaacactattccaggaaatgtctaaaggGATATATTTATATCgttgttcttcaaattgtttcaggtattttcatgataataaggaatatttttaatggttttgtttaacgagtgttgcttttttaaatgcatgttgtAAACAACTCTgattcataatgattttagattgatattAGGGACTTCCTACAGACCGAAATGcagtagtacacgcacaagctgtgcatgaaacacagaattgcAGCTTTGCGATTCAAATTCGATTTCAGATAGGTATTTAATGGGACAAGCGATTTATAGTTACAGCCCTAATAACGGCTATCCAtgttcgaaaaaaactttccgaaaggAAAGAGGAGGCGTGAGTTTGGCCCAGAAATACCCTGTCACACGTACAActcattttaaagggacactccatttttttttaaaataggcTGAT
The sequence above is drawn from the Misgurnus anguillicaudatus chromosome 22, ASM2758022v2, whole genome shotgun sequence genome and encodes:
- the rab35a gene encoding ras-related protein Rab-35, giving the protein MARDYDYLFKLLIIGDSGVGKSSLLLRFADNTFSGSYITTIGVDFKIRTVEINGEKVKLQIWDTAGQERFRTITSTYYRGTHGVIVVYDVSSAESFVNVKRWLHEINQNCDDVCRILVGNKNDDPASKVVETNDAQKFAEQMGIHLFETSAKENVNVEDMFNCITELVLKARKESVAKQQQQQQNEVVKLGKSNKRKKKCC